In a single window of the Mesorhizobium shangrilense genome:
- a CDS encoding dipeptide ABC transporter ATP-binding protein, producing MTTVLEGKNIVRDYHLAGGMFRPAKTIHAVKGVSFSVEKGKTLAIVGESGCGKSTLARIITLIDPATAGELFIDGKKIDIARETLTPEMRRKVQIVFQNPYGSLNPRQKIGDVLAEPLVINTDTPADERRDRAMMMLKKVGLEEKHFNRYPHMFSGGQRQRIAIARALMLNPSLLVLDEPVSALDLSVQAQVLNLLADLQDEFQLTYVFISHDLSVVRYIADDVMVMYFGEAVEYGAREEVFANPQHEYTRTLFAATPRSDVESIRARLAKKKQAA from the coding sequence TCCGGCCAAGACGATCCACGCGGTCAAGGGCGTCAGCTTCTCAGTGGAGAAGGGGAAGACGCTGGCGATCGTCGGCGAGAGCGGCTGCGGCAAGTCGACGCTCGCCCGCATCATCACGCTGATCGACCCGGCGACTGCCGGCGAGCTCTTCATCGACGGCAAGAAGATCGACATCGCAAGGGAAACGCTGACGCCCGAGATGCGCCGCAAGGTGCAGATCGTGTTCCAGAATCCCTACGGCTCGCTCAATCCGCGGCAGAAGATCGGCGACGTGCTGGCCGAGCCGCTAGTCATCAACACCGATACGCCCGCCGACGAGCGGCGCGATCGCGCCATGATGATGCTGAAGAAGGTCGGGCTGGAGGAGAAGCACTTCAACCGCTACCCGCACATGTTCTCCGGCGGCCAGCGGCAGCGCATCGCCATCGCGCGCGCCCTGATGCTCAACCCCAGCCTGCTGGTGCTGGACGAGCCCGTCTCCGCTCTCGACCTGTCGGTGCAGGCGCAGGTGCTCAACCTGCTCGCCGACCTGCAGGACGAGTTCCAGTTGACCTATGTCTTCATCAGCCACGACCTCTCGGTGGTGCGCTACATCGCTGACGACGTGATGGTCATGTATTTCGGCGAGGCGGTGGAATACGGCGCCCGCGAAGAGGTGTTCGCCAATCCGCAACACGAATACACCAGGACGCTGTTCGCCGCGACGCCGCGCTCTGACGTCGAGAGCATCAGGGCGAGGCTGGCCAAGAAGAAGCAGGCGGCCTAG